The proteins below are encoded in one region of Arthrobacter sp. CJ23:
- a CDS encoding DUF3515 domain-containing protein, translating into MRSAVYIRALCSVSAAAVSLLVLSGCSPAVDVAAAGDAANPACAPMMVALPDSIGDAARRKTNSQATAAWGDPSQVILRCGVNVPGPTTDRCVSVNDVDWVIKEGEPFWTLTTYGREPATEILMDVDKISSATVLADLSAAAGKIKATRNCVGLGDVQKLPSSK; encoded by the coding sequence ATGAGATCCGCCGTGTACATCCGCGCCCTTTGTTCTGTGTCAGCCGCGGCCGTATCGCTCCTGGTTCTCAGCGGCTGCTCCCCGGCCGTGGATGTCGCCGCCGCCGGCGACGCCGCGAATCCGGCCTGCGCTCCCATGATGGTGGCACTCCCCGACTCGATCGGCGACGCCGCCCGGCGGAAGACCAACAGCCAGGCAACGGCGGCCTGGGGCGACCCTTCGCAGGTGATCCTGCGGTGCGGCGTCAACGTTCCCGGCCCCACCACGGACCGCTGCGTGAGCGTCAATGACGTCGACTGGGTCATCAAGGAGGGCGAGCCGTTCTGGACACTGACCACCTACGGCCGCGAACCGGCCACTGAAATCCTGATGGACGTGGACAAGATCAGTTCGGCAACGGTGCTGGCCGACCTCTCCGCAGCAGCGGGCAAGATCAAGGCCACCAGAAACTGCGTGGGCCTGGGAGACGTCCAGAAGCTGCCGAGCAGCAAGTAG
- a CDS encoding D-alanine--D-alanine ligase family protein, whose translation MTEETTPDAVRRPRVAVLFGGRSSEHAVSCVTAAGVMGAIDKSKYDVVPIGIAKSGQWVLASGDTSQWSLSSASLPEVAPSGKTVTLAEIGGAHQLIVTEPNAVPQELGSVDVVFPLLHGPWGEDGTIQGLLELSDTRYVGAGVLASAVGMDKHFMKVVFEAAGLAVGPYIAVTDREWSNDAEAVRKRVDRLGFPVFVKPARAGSSMGISKVDSMAGLDAAIEEARRHDLKLVIEAGIVGREIECAVLEGRGTEAPRTSMPGEIAVAAGEHEFYDFNAKYVEDGAAALSCPADMPEEAIARVRELAAQAFDAVGAEGLSRVDFFYTPDGELIINEINTMPGFTPKSMYPQMWAASGLPYAKLIDELIYLALNRKTGLR comes from the coding sequence GTGACCGAAGAAACCACTCCCGACGCCGTCCGCCGCCCTCGTGTGGCCGTGCTGTTCGGCGGCCGCTCCAGTGAGCACGCCGTCAGCTGCGTGACCGCCGCCGGCGTCATGGGCGCCATCGACAAAAGCAAGTACGACGTCGTCCCCATCGGCATCGCGAAGTCCGGCCAGTGGGTGCTCGCCTCCGGCGACACCAGCCAGTGGTCACTAAGCTCTGCCTCACTGCCGGAGGTGGCGCCGTCGGGCAAGACCGTCACGCTCGCCGAAATCGGCGGCGCGCACCAGCTGATCGTCACGGAACCGAACGCGGTTCCGCAGGAACTCGGCTCGGTGGACGTCGTCTTTCCGCTCCTGCACGGCCCCTGGGGCGAGGACGGCACCATCCAGGGGCTCCTGGAGCTCTCGGACACGCGTTACGTGGGTGCCGGCGTGCTGGCCTCCGCCGTGGGCATGGACAAGCACTTCATGAAGGTGGTCTTCGAGGCCGCCGGGCTGGCCGTGGGGCCGTACATCGCCGTGACCGACCGTGAGTGGAGCAACGACGCCGAGGCCGTGCGCAAGCGCGTGGACCGGCTGGGCTTCCCGGTCTTCGTCAAGCCGGCGCGTGCGGGCTCGTCGATGGGCATCTCCAAGGTGGACTCCATGGCCGGCCTGGACGCCGCCATCGAAGAGGCCCGCCGGCACGACCTCAAACTGGTCATCGAGGCCGGGATTGTGGGCCGCGAGATCGAGTGCGCCGTGCTGGAAGGCCGTGGCACGGAAGCCCCGCGCACGTCCATGCCGGGCGAGATCGCCGTCGCGGCAGGCGAGCACGAGTTCTACGACTTCAACGCCAAGTACGTCGAGGACGGCGCCGCTGCCCTGAGCTGCCCGGCGGACATGCCGGAGGAGGCCATTGCCCGGGTCCGCGAGCTTGCCGCTCAGGCGTTCGACGCCGTCGGCGCCGAGGGCCTGAGCCGGGTGGACTTCTTCTACACGCCCGACGGCGAGCTCATCATCAATGAGATCAACACGATGCCCGGCTTCACGCCCAAGAGCATGTACCCGCAGATGTGGGCGGCGTCAGGCTTGCCCTACGCCAAGCTGATCGACGAACTGATCTACCTTGCGTTGAACCGGAAGACCGGCCTGCGCTGA
- a CDS encoding NAD(P)H-dependent glycerol-3-phosphate dehydrogenase — translation MTATHSQSAIAVLGAGSWGTTFAKVLADAAAAAGSERSIRIWGRRAEVVEQINTKHRNEQYLKDTELPDCITASTDVAEVLNGAGIVILAVPAQSLRAQLSEWKPLLAPGAVVVSLMKGLELGTDARMSEVIAEEFDIPADRVAVVSGPNLAMEIAMEQPTASVVACSDEATAVSIAVCCTAPYFRPYTSTDVVGVEIGGIVKNVIALAVGICEGKQMGDNTKASVITRGLAETSRLALALGGEAHTMAGLAGLGDLVATCSSPLSRNHTAGRLLGEGLTLEQVTQHMTQTAEGIKSGHAVHELAGKLGVEMPITAAVVAVLEGKMSVDDLGPRLLARALKSEGDY, via the coding sequence ATGACGGCCACACACAGCCAATCAGCCATTGCCGTGCTCGGTGCAGGGTCCTGGGGCACCACGTTCGCGAAGGTCCTCGCGGACGCCGCTGCCGCTGCCGGCAGTGAACGGAGCATCCGGATCTGGGGCCGCCGCGCCGAAGTGGTGGAGCAGATCAACACCAAGCACCGCAACGAGCAGTACCTCAAGGACACTGAGCTGCCGGACTGCATCACGGCCTCCACCGACGTCGCCGAGGTCCTGAACGGCGCGGGCATCGTCATCCTCGCCGTCCCGGCCCAGTCCCTTCGTGCCCAGCTGAGCGAATGGAAGCCGCTGCTGGCGCCCGGCGCCGTGGTGGTTTCCCTGATGAAGGGTCTCGAGCTCGGCACGGACGCACGCATGAGCGAAGTCATTGCCGAGGAATTCGACATCCCGGCGGATCGCGTCGCGGTGGTCTCCGGGCCCAACCTGGCGATGGAAATCGCCATGGAACAACCGACGGCGTCCGTGGTAGCCTGCAGCGACGAGGCCACCGCGGTGTCCATCGCCGTCTGCTGCACGGCCCCGTACTTCCGCCCGTACACCAGCACCGATGTGGTGGGCGTGGAAATCGGCGGCATCGTCAAGAACGTCATCGCCCTCGCCGTCGGAATCTGCGAAGGCAAGCAGATGGGCGACAACACCAAGGCCTCCGTCATCACGCGCGGCCTGGCCGAAACCTCGCGCCTGGCCCTGGCGCTGGGCGGCGAAGCGCACACCATGGCCGGCCTCGCGGGCCTGGGCGACCTCGTGGCAACCTGCTCCTCGCCGCTGTCCCGCAACCACACCGCGGGCCGGCTGCTGGGCGAAGGCCTCACCCTGGAGCAGGTCACGCAGCACATGACGCAGACCGCCGAAGGCATCAAGTCCGGCCACGCCGTCCATGAGCTGGCCGGCAAGCTGGGCGTCGAGATGCCCATTACGGCCGCCGTCGTGGCCGTCCTCGAAGGCAAAATGTCCGTTGATGACCTCGGGCCGCGTTTGCTGGCCCGGGCCCTGAAGTCCGAAGGCGATTACTGA
- a CDS encoding 1-acyl-sn-glycerol-3-phosphate acyltransferase, whose amino-acid sequence MKESAKSRAMFALLAGLARPLMNILMAKKWEGTDKLPAGGFIAAPNHCTEIDPVVVGHMLYNMKRPPHFLAKAGLFKAPVVGALLRATNQIPVERSTAGANRSLQAAQSVVDAGGAIIIYPEGTLTRDPDLWPMKGHTGAARLAIQTGAPVVPIAHWGAQEVFPRYAKRFHIFPRKTSRILVGEPVDLSAFEGRPMDRATLTEATDVIMDAITALLATLRGEEPPAERWDPAAHKQSKHGRFMERGAASAASAAGPDAPGGAPKDETDPGQDGPK is encoded by the coding sequence CCGCTGATGAACATCCTCATGGCCAAGAAATGGGAAGGCACTGACAAGCTTCCCGCCGGAGGCTTCATCGCGGCACCGAACCACTGCACCGAGATCGACCCCGTGGTGGTGGGGCACATGCTGTACAACATGAAGCGCCCGCCGCACTTCCTGGCCAAGGCGGGTCTGTTCAAGGCTCCCGTTGTGGGTGCCTTGCTGCGCGCCACCAACCAGATCCCGGTGGAACGCTCGACGGCGGGGGCGAACCGTTCGCTGCAGGCCGCCCAGAGCGTGGTGGACGCCGGAGGCGCCATCATCATCTACCCGGAGGGCACCCTCACCCGGGACCCGGATCTGTGGCCGATGAAGGGCCACACCGGTGCGGCACGCCTGGCCATCCAGACCGGGGCCCCGGTGGTCCCGATCGCGCACTGGGGCGCGCAGGAGGTCTTTCCCCGCTACGCCAAGCGCTTCCACATCTTCCCGCGCAAGACCTCGCGCATCCTGGTGGGGGAGCCCGTGGACCTGAGCGCCTTTGAGGGCAGGCCCATGGACCGGGCCACGCTGACGGAAGCGACGGATGTGATCATGGATGCCATCACCGCACTCCTGGCCACCTTGCGCGGCGAAGAACCCCCGGCTGAGCGCTGGGATCCCGCGGCCCACAAGCAGTCCAAGCACGGACGTTTCATGGAGAGGGGCGCCGCTAGCGCCGCTAGCGCCGCCGGCCCGGACGCGCCGGGCGGCGCACCCAAGGACGAAACCGACCCCGGTCAGGACGGCCCCAAATGA